The following proteins come from a genomic window of Vicinamibacterales bacterium:
- a CDS encoding Calx-beta domain-containing protein encodes MMSLRTAVLIGLASAMFMTVACGDSSKSLNPTAPSAVVAATINDEAGDPGAVSGTAARGGNPVKPVNPGNGNGNGNGNGNDHGPSTPAPAPAPPANTSPVGPTLPTTPVTAKVEIEGLIAAISGASITVNGQVVVVPVDAVIRHGSRAVAFSELRIGDRVHVRARMQGTTLEASEVKLQNPGGGDDDGDDDGDDDEVGGGNVWVTLLDAAASESGANTGTFRLTRAASATLPLTSPLTVTFTLTGTALNGTDYTSVPLTATFLAGQATVDVVVAPTADALTEGSESVLLTLTSVAPYALGSPTSGTVTISDALPVVTVAAFDASASETGPDLGTFRFSRTGSLTSSLTVTYTVAGTAVNGTDYQAIPVTVTFLAGQATADVVVVPTADGTTEGAETVIVTLTDGAAYDLGAPATAMATVSIAG; translated from the coding sequence ATGATGAGCCTGAGAACGGCCGTGTTGATTGGCCTGGCGAGCGCAATGTTCATGACCGTGGCGTGTGGAGACTCGTCGAAGTCTCTCAATCCCACGGCGCCTTCCGCAGTCGTGGCCGCGACGATCAACGATGAAGCCGGAGATCCCGGCGCTGTTTCCGGCACTGCGGCGCGCGGCGGTAATCCCGTCAAGCCGGTCAATCCTGGCAATGGAAACGGAAATGGAAACGGGAACGGCAACGATCACGGCCCGTCAACGCCCGCGCCCGCGCCCGCGCCGCCGGCCAATACCTCGCCAGTCGGTCCGACCCTGCCCACCACGCCGGTGACCGCCAAGGTCGAGATCGAAGGCCTGATCGCGGCCATCAGCGGAGCGTCGATCACCGTGAACGGCCAGGTCGTGGTCGTGCCGGTAGACGCGGTGATCCGTCACGGCTCGCGCGCCGTGGCTTTCTCGGAGCTGCGCATTGGCGACCGCGTGCACGTCAGGGCCCGCATGCAGGGCACGACGCTCGAAGCGAGCGAAGTGAAGCTGCAGAACCCGGGCGGCGGTGACGACGACGGGGATGACGACGGGGATGACGACGAAGTTGGTGGTGGCAACGTGTGGGTCACGCTGCTCGACGCCGCGGCTTCCGAGAGCGGCGCCAACACGGGAACGTTCCGCCTCACGCGCGCCGCGAGCGCGACGCTGCCGCTGACCTCGCCGCTCACCGTGACCTTCACGCTCACCGGAACGGCCCTCAACGGCACCGACTACACGAGCGTTCCGCTCACCGCGACCTTCCTCGCCGGACAGGCCACGGTGGATGTGGTGGTCGCGCCGACCGCCGACGCGCTCACCGAAGGGTCGGAGTCGGTCCTGTTGACGCTGACGTCGGTGGCGCCGTACGCACTGGGCTCGCCCACGTCCGGCACCGTGACGATTTCCGATGCGCTGCCGGTGGTCACCGTCGCGGCGTTTGACGCCTCGGCGTCTGAAACCGGTCCCGATCTCGGCACCTTCCGGTTCAGCCGGACCGGCAGCCTCACGTCGTCGCTCACGGTCACTTACACCGTGGCCGGCACCGCGGTGAACGGCACGGACTACCAGGCCATTCCGGTCACCGTCACGTTCCTCGCGGGACAGGCCACCGCGGACGTGGTCGTCGTGCCCACGGCCGATGGCACGACCGAGGGGGCAGAAACGGTGATCGTGACGCTCACCGATGGCGCCGCCTACGACCTGGGTGCGCCGGCCACGGCGATGGCCACGGTCAGTATCGCCGGCTGA
- a CDS encoding HAMP domain-containing sensor histidine kinase — MSNATRPNPAWQVMHDRGIRFAAGLAIVVAIPMAVLFYFQFRSLNDIEKTSAVVLRQLSSDTADSLTESVEGYLKRPYISVLLRVPQSRTEPLDLPWIDPIMHEALQESPYVTSFFVWTERGPQANKWLAYDHRSDAEPAGALDRRFYEDTVFRDKLLPRLHQLVKLRMAIVAFTEEINGRKYYVQAQLRFESFARERMTSVVALAVDAERLRAEFIPALLRDRLANVQQPVGFPSLEAAVLAEDGARIFESNPSRSDDAPVDERSFAIIFFDKELLAFAAPYEQQREIWGLRTGYGPQSITEIVDASTRPQMALMIVLAVAMALGVFLVAGAAAREVRVAEIKSNFVASVSHDLKTPLALIQLFAETLELGRVRTPERAQEYYRIINGEAKKLTRLIENILDFSRMEAGLRPYRMEPADLGEAVTKVLGRMETQFSQGNFVVTTRIAPNLPRVFADEGAAEQAIENLLANAIKYSGEAKRIEVEARRDGDHVVIGVTDHGLGISRREQGRIFRKFYRVQRELGGGPQGTGLGLAIVDHTMRGHGGFVRVASEPHQGSTFTLHFPIPGENAFEPTFMGNVLDDDHGRSVGTAHNPS, encoded by the coding sequence ATGAGCAACGCAACCCGTCCGAATCCAGCGTGGCAGGTGATGCACGACCGCGGGATCCGCTTTGCGGCGGGTCTCGCGATTGTCGTCGCCATCCCGATGGCGGTGCTGTTCTACTTCCAGTTCCGCTCGCTCAACGACATCGAGAAGACCTCGGCCGTGGTGTTGCGCCAGTTGAGCAGCGACACCGCCGATTCGCTGACCGAGTCGGTCGAGGGCTATCTCAAGCGGCCGTACATCAGCGTGCTGCTCCGCGTGCCCCAGAGCCGCACCGAGCCGTTGGACCTGCCGTGGATCGATCCGATCATGCACGAGGCGCTGCAGGAAAGCCCGTACGTGACGTCGTTCTTCGTGTGGACGGAACGCGGTCCGCAGGCGAACAAGTGGCTCGCCTACGATCACCGGTCCGATGCGGAACCGGCCGGCGCGCTGGATCGCCGCTTTTACGAAGACACCGTCTTCCGCGACAAGCTCCTGCCCCGGCTGCATCAGCTCGTCAAGTTGCGGATGGCGATTGTCGCCTTCACCGAGGAGATCAACGGCCGCAAGTACTACGTGCAGGCGCAACTGCGCTTCGAGTCGTTCGCGCGCGAGCGCATGACCAGCGTCGTCGCCCTCGCCGTGGACGCCGAGCGGCTGCGCGCCGAGTTCATCCCGGCCCTGCTGCGCGACCGCCTCGCCAACGTGCAACAGCCGGTCGGTTTCCCGTCGCTCGAAGCCGCGGTGCTGGCGGAAGACGGCGCGCGGATCTTCGAATCCAACCCGTCGCGATCCGACGACGCGCCGGTGGACGAGCGCAGCTTCGCGATCATCTTCTTCGACAAGGAACTGCTGGCGTTCGCGGCGCCGTACGAGCAGCAGCGCGAGATCTGGGGCCTGCGCACCGGATACGGACCACAGTCCATTACCGAGATCGTGGATGCCAGCACGCGGCCGCAAATGGCGCTGATGATCGTGCTGGCGGTGGCGATGGCGCTCGGCGTGTTCCTGGTGGCCGGCGCCGCCGCCCGCGAGGTCCGCGTCGCCGAGATCAAGTCCAACTTCGTGGCCTCGGTGTCGCACGACCTGAAGACCCCGCTCGCCCTGATCCAGCTGTTCGCGGAGACGCTCGAGCTCGGGCGCGTGCGCACGCCGGAGCGGGCGCAGGAGTACTACCGGATCATCAACGGCGAGGCGAAGAAGCTGACGCGGCTGATCGAGAACATCCTCGACTTCTCGCGGATGGAAGCGGGCCTGCGCCCCTACCGGATGGAGCCGGCCGACCTCGGCGAAGCCGTCACCAAGGTGCTGGGCCGCATGGAGACGCAATTCTCGCAGGGCAACTTCGTGGTGACGACGCGGATTGCGCCCAACCTGCCGCGGGTCTTCGCCGATGAAGGCGCCGCCGAGCAGGCGATCGAGAACCTGCTCGCCAACGCAATCAAGTACTCGGGCGAGGCCAAGCGGATCGAGGTCGAGGCCCGGCGGGACGGCGACCACGTCGTGATCGGCGTCACCGACCACGGCCTCGGCATCTCGCGCCGCGAGCAGGGGCGCATTTTCCGCAAGTTCTACCGCGTGCAGCGCGAGCTGGGCGGCGGCCCCCAGGGTACCGGCCTGGGCCTGGCGATCGTCGATCACACCATGCGCGGCCACGGCGGCTTCGTGCGCGTGGCCAGCGAGCCGCACCAGGGCAGCACCTTCACGTTGCACTTCCCGATTCCCGGCGAAAACGCCTTCGAGCCCACGTTCATGGGCAATGTGCTCGACGACGACCATGGCCGTTCCGTCGGAACGGCCCATAATCCTTCGTAG
- a CDS encoding response regulator transcription factor, with protein sequence MKRILVIEDEPQMRLGLRDNLELEGYEVETAADGDEGIHKAASFAPDLVILDVMLPKKNGFDVCRDLRARSNSTPIVMLTARSAETDKVLGLELGADDYVTKPFSITELLARVRAVLRRTGTQKPAADVMRIGDIEIDFTLHQARRGKARIEFTAREFDLLRYFVQHTGQVVTREQILNEVWGYEEFPTTRTIDNFVAKLRQKIERSPHAPEHILTIHGSGYKFVG encoded by the coding sequence ATGAAACGAATCCTGGTGATTGAAGACGAGCCGCAAATGCGGCTCGGCTTGCGCGACAACCTCGAACTCGAGGGCTACGAGGTCGAGACCGCCGCCGATGGCGACGAAGGCATCCACAAGGCGGCGAGCTTCGCGCCGGACCTGGTGATCCTCGACGTGATGCTGCCGAAAAAGAACGGCTTCGACGTGTGCCGCGACCTGCGGGCGCGGTCGAACTCGACGCCGATCGTGATGCTGACGGCCCGGTCGGCGGAGACCGACAAGGTGCTCGGCCTCGAACTGGGGGCCGACGACTACGTGACCAAGCCATTCTCGATCACCGAGCTGCTGGCGCGGGTCCGCGCCGTGCTCCGCCGCACCGGGACGCAGAAGCCGGCCGCCGACGTGATGCGGATCGGCGACATCGAGATCGACTTCACGCTGCACCAGGCCCGCCGCGGCAAGGCCCGCATCGAGTTCACCGCCCGCGAGTTCGACCTGCTGCGCTACTTCGTCCAGCACACCGGCCAGGTGGTGACGCGCGAGCAGATCCTCAACGAGGTATGGGGCTACGAGGAGTTCCCGACCACGAGGACGATCGACAACTTCGTCGCCAAGCTGCGGCAGAAGATCGAGCGTTCGCCCCACGCGCCGGAGCACATCCTCACGATTCACGGTTCCGGTTACAAGTTCGTCGGGTAG
- a CDS encoding PAS domain S-box protein gives MTRPRILIVEDEGIIARDIQGQLQALGYEVVGIALTGEDAVALTGTLRPQLVLMDIHLSGAIDGIDAAVEIRQRFSVPSVFLTAYATDDVVERAKRAEPLGYLIKPFDEQSLRTTIEIALHKDDSDRKLRASEARYRAVIQTAHDAIITADRDGRIVGWSVAAERMFGYTEQEILGQPAAMLLGAGQEAIRDQVLQLAEGFTGSGELDALRERIGRRQDGSTFPLERSLARWETAEGWFITAFIRDITDRKQIEVSLKLQSAALHATANAIVITDRDGAIQWVNPAFTTMTGYDAHEAIGRNPRDLTKSGAHPQSFYDDMWKTLVAGMMWEGELINRRKDGTRYIEQQTITPVRNAAGEVTNYIGVKRDMTEQKQLQEQFQQAQKMEVIGRLAGGIAHDFNNLLTVINGTADLALLDLPEHSPLRIEFEHIQEAGERAARLTRQLLAFSRKQVLAPAVVNLSAHVEGTAKMLQRLIGEDIKLVINTAPGLDDVFVDPGQFEQALLNLAVNARDAMPKGGSLTIATRNETLDADFAAHHPGVSPGPYVMLSVTDTGIGMSPEVRARLFEPFFTTKEPGKGTGLGLATVYGVVNQSGGIVMVESEPGHGTCFTIVLPRAERQPQGFRTVPNKTVGRPRGTEAILVVDDDEGLRMITARILRAAGYQVLTACEGQEALVVAGAHQGPLDALVTDVVMPGMSGPELAAALLLHRPGLKVLYTSGYTDDAMVRRNAATDAAHFIAKPYTATAFTIKLREILDA, from the coding sequence ATGACCCGACCCCGCATCCTGATCGTCGAAGACGAAGGCATCATCGCCCGGGACATCCAGGGGCAGTTGCAGGCCCTGGGCTACGAGGTGGTCGGGATCGCCCTGACCGGAGAAGACGCTGTCGCGCTCACCGGCACACTCCGCCCCCAGCTCGTGCTCATGGACATTCATCTCTCGGGCGCCATCGACGGCATCGACGCCGCCGTCGAAATCCGCCAGCGGTTCTCGGTGCCGAGCGTGTTCCTGACCGCCTACGCCACCGACGACGTGGTCGAGCGTGCCAAGCGCGCCGAGCCGCTCGGTTATCTCATCAAGCCGTTCGACGAACAGAGCCTCCGGACCACCATCGAGATTGCGCTGCACAAGGACGACTCCGACCGCAAGCTGCGGGCCAGCGAGGCGCGATACCGGGCGGTGATCCAGACGGCCCACGACGCTATCATCACGGCCGATCGCGACGGCCGCATCGTTGGGTGGAGCGTCGCGGCCGAGCGCATGTTCGGCTACACCGAACAGGAGATATTGGGTCAGCCCGCCGCCATGCTGTTGGGCGCCGGTCAGGAGGCCATTCGTGATCAGGTCCTGCAGCTGGCCGAGGGCTTCACCGGTTCTGGAGAGCTCGACGCGCTGCGCGAGCGGATTGGGCGGCGCCAGGACGGTTCCACGTTTCCGCTCGAGCGATCGCTGGCGCGATGGGAGACGGCGGAAGGCTGGTTCATCACCGCATTCATCCGCGACATCACCGATCGCAAGCAGATCGAAGTATCACTCAAGCTGCAAAGTGCCGCCCTGCACGCCACCGCCAATGCCATCGTCATCACCGACCGGGATGGCGCGATTCAGTGGGTGAACCCCGCGTTCACGACCATGACGGGCTACGACGCGCATGAGGCCATCGGCCGGAACCCGCGCGACCTGACGAAGTCGGGCGCGCACCCGCAGTCGTTCTACGACGACATGTGGAAGACCTTGGTCGCCGGCATGATGTGGGAGGGTGAGCTGATCAATCGCCGGAAGGACGGGACGCGCTACATCGAGCAGCAGACCATCACGCCCGTCCGCAACGCGGCTGGCGAGGTGACCAACTACATCGGCGTCAAGCGGGACATGACCGAGCAGAAGCAGCTGCAGGAGCAATTCCAGCAGGCGCAGAAGATGGAAGTGATCGGCCGGTTGGCGGGCGGCATCGCCCACGACTTCAACAACCTGCTGACCGTCATCAATGGCACCGCCGACCTCGCCCTGCTCGATTTGCCGGAACACAGTCCCCTCCGCATCGAGTTCGAGCACATCCAGGAGGCGGGGGAGCGGGCCGCGCGCCTGACGCGACAGCTGCTGGCCTTCAGCCGGAAGCAGGTGCTGGCGCCGGCGGTGGTGAACCTGAGTGCCCACGTCGAGGGCACCGCGAAGATGCTGCAGCGGTTGATCGGCGAGGACATCAAGCTGGTCATCAACACGGCGCCGGGTCTCGACGACGTGTTCGTCGATCCGGGGCAGTTCGAACAGGCGCTGCTCAACCTGGCAGTCAATGCCCGGGACGCCATGCCCAAGGGCGGCTCGCTCACCATCGCGACCCGCAACGAGACGCTGGACGCGGATTTCGCGGCGCACCATCCTGGTGTCTCGCCGGGACCGTACGTGATGCTGTCGGTCACTGACACCGGTATCGGTATGTCTCCCGAGGTCCGGGCGCGGCTGTTCGAGCCCTTCTTCACCACCAAGGAACCGGGCAAGGGCACCGGACTCGGCCTCGCCACGGTCTACGGCGTCGTCAATCAGAGCGGGGGGATTGTCATGGTTGAGAGCGAGCCGGGCCACGGCACGTGCTTCACCATCGTCCTGCCCAGAGCCGAGCGGCAGCCCCAGGGGTTCCGCACCGTGCCGAACAAGACTGTCGGCCGGCCGCGGGGCACCGAGGCCATCCTGGTCGTGGACGACGACGAGGGCTTGCGCATGATCACGGCGCGCATCCTGCGGGCGGCCGGCTACCAGGTGCTCACCGCGTGCGAGGGCCAGGAGGCGCTCGTCGTGGCCGGCGCGCACCAGGGCCCTCTGGACGCCCTGGTGACCGACGTGGTCATGCCGGGCATGAGCGGCCCGGAGCTGGCCGCGGCTCTCTTGCTCCACCGCCCGGGGCTCAAGGTCCTCTACACCTCGGGTTACACCGACGATGCGATGGTGCGCCGGAATGCGGCGACCGACGCCGCGCACTTTATCGCCAAGCCGTACACAGCAACGGCGTTCACGATCAAGTTGCGCGAGATCCTGGACGCCTGA